Proteins found in one Bremerella volcania genomic segment:
- a CDS encoding rhodanese-like domain-containing protein: MIRRLMFVALCAVGVLSFASSGSAVDLDELKKEVKDGKAVLLDVREEVEWKKAHLSKAELVPLSTIATDKHAKSAIEKYTKDPDLKVYTYCRSGRRSVLAADMFKRVDAKVIAITQSYQDLVDAGFKETKDTDPKFDPPIDTN, translated from the coding sequence ATGATCCGTCGCCTGATGTTTGTCGCGCTCTGTGCCGTCGGGGTGCTTTCATTTGCCTCGTCGGGCTCGGCCGTCGATCTCGATGAGCTAAAGAAAGAGGTCAAAGACGGCAAGGCTGTTCTGCTTGATGTCCGTGAGGAAGTGGAATGGAAGAAGGCCCATCTCAGCAAAGCCGAGTTGGTTCCCCTTTCGACGATTGCCACCGACAAGCATGCGAAAAGTGCGATCGAGAAGTACACCAAGGATCCCGACTTAAAGGTCTATACATATTGCCGCTCGGGTCGTCGCTCGGTTCTGGCTGCCGACATGTTCAAACGCGTCGATGCCAAGGTGATCGCAATCACCCAGTCGTATCAAGACCTGGTCGATGCAGGCTTCAAAGAAACGAAAGACACCGATCCAAAGTTTGATCCGCCCATCGATACCAACTAA
- a CDS encoding VOC family protein → MPRITPFLWFDDQAQEAVNFYLSIFDDSRILTQTRYGEVGPGPEGSIMTIEFELQGQTFVALNGGPHFTFNESVSFVVNCETAEEVDHYWEKLSEGGEKSHCGWLKDKFGVSWQVVPTLLQSLISDANQTKAQMVIAAMLQMQKLDVVALQTAYDDA, encoded by the coding sequence ATGCCACGCATTACCCCTTTCCTCTGGTTTGACGATCAGGCTCAAGAGGCTGTCAACTTCTACCTTTCGATCTTCGACGACTCGCGTATCTTGACCCAAACCAGATACGGCGAAGTGGGGCCAGGACCGGAAGGTTCGATCATGACAATCGAGTTTGAACTTCAAGGGCAAACATTTGTGGCCCTCAATGGCGGGCCTCACTTCACTTTCAACGAGTCGGTTTCTTTCGTCGTCAACTGCGAGACGGCCGAGGAGGTGGATCACTATTGGGAGAAGCTCTCGGAAGGGGGCGAGAAATCTCACTGCGGTTGGCTGAAAGATAAGTTCGGCGTTTCCTGGCAGGTTGTCCCAACCCTCTTACAAAGTCTGATCTCCGACGCCAACCAAACCAAAGCCCAAATGGTGATAGCCGCTATGTTGCAGATGCAGAAGCTAGACGTCGTTGCGTTGCAAACCGCATATGACGACGCGTAA
- a CDS encoding GNAT family N-acetyltransferase — protein sequence MDVRQAKPEEYPVLWQLFHDTVHHVNRKDYTSQQLAAWAPDEVDLSRWALRMEGVGPMVVVIGDEIVGFSDVQADGLVDMFYVHHRWQRKGVGSRLFAEIHRRTEQMKLHELHSHVSITACPFFESHGFKVVTPQQVTINGVTLKNFLMKKPLSV from the coding sequence ATGGATGTGCGCCAAGCCAAGCCGGAAGAGTATCCGGTATTGTGGCAGCTATTTCATGACACGGTGCATCACGTCAACCGAAAGGACTACACGTCGCAACAATTGGCGGCATGGGCACCTGATGAGGTCGACTTATCGCGTTGGGCACTTCGGATGGAGGGCGTTGGTCCGATGGTAGTGGTCATCGGCGACGAAATCGTCGGGTTCTCCGATGTCCAGGCCGACGGGCTGGTCGACATGTTCTATGTTCATCACCGTTGGCAGCGTAAAGGTGTCGGCAGCCGACTTTTCGCTGAAATTCATCGCAGAACCGAGCAGATGAAGTTGCATGAACTTCACTCGCATGTCAGCATCACGGCCTGTCCATTCTTTGAATCGCATGGATTCAAAGTGGTGACCCCTCAGCAGGTCACCATCAATGGCGTGACGCTGAAGAACTTCCTCATGAAGAAGCCGCTTTCCGTTTAG
- the asnS gene encoding asparagine--tRNA ligase, with the protein MEKRTVLQARAADSIGQQVCLEGWVRTRRDSKGGFSFIELNDGSCLANIQVVADNQLANYESEIKHLTPGCSIRVAGEVKQSQGKGQATEVQASEVFLYGTADAETYPLQKKRHTFEKLREWAHLRTRSNTFGSVFRVRNRVSFSIHQFFQERGFLYVNTPIITASDCEGAGEMFRVTTLDLDQPPKVNGKVDFSKDFFARPAYLTVSGQLEGEIFATSLGKVYTFGPTFRAENSNTSRHLAEFWMVEPEIAFADLEENMEVAEAFLKRIFTDVMNDCAEDMAFFNERIAPGILDTLQSIVDREFLRCSYTEAVDILQKSGQAFEYPVTWGMDLQSEHERFLTEQHFQRPVILHDYPRTIKPFYMRCNDDGKTVRAMDVLVPQVGEIIGGSQREERLDVLESRMKEQGLNAEEYWWYLDLRRYGTVPHSGFGLGLERVLQFITGMGNIRDVIPFPRTPGWAEF; encoded by the coding sequence ATGGAAAAGCGAACGGTCTTACAGGCACGTGCGGCAGATTCAATTGGACAACAGGTTTGCCTTGAAGGTTGGGTTCGCACGCGGCGCGACTCGAAAGGGGGCTTCAGCTTTATTGAGCTGAATGACGGCAGCTGCCTGGCGAATATCCAGGTCGTTGCCGACAACCAACTCGCTAACTACGAAAGCGAAATCAAGCATCTCACGCCCGGTTGTTCGATTCGCGTTGCCGGTGAAGTCAAACAGTCGCAAGGCAAGGGTCAGGCCACCGAAGTCCAGGCCAGCGAAGTCTTTTTGTATGGGACGGCCGATGCGGAAACGTATCCTCTTCAGAAGAAGAGGCATACGTTTGAGAAGCTTCGAGAGTGGGCCCATCTGCGGACTCGATCGAATACCTTTGGCAGCGTCTTTCGGGTACGCAACCGCGTGTCGTTTTCGATTCACCAGTTCTTTCAGGAACGGGGCTTCCTTTACGTCAACACGCCGATCATTACCGCTTCCGACTGCGAGGGGGCCGGCGAGATGTTTCGCGTCACGACGCTTGACCTCGATCAGCCTCCTAAGGTCAACGGCAAGGTCGACTTCAGCAAAGACTTCTTCGCTCGGCCGGCCTACTTAACAGTGAGTGGCCAGTTGGAAGGGGAGATCTTCGCCACGTCGCTGGGCAAGGTGTATACCTTCGGCCCAACGTTCCGTGCCGAGAACTCGAACACCAGTCGCCACCTGGCCGAGTTTTGGATGGTCGAACCGGAGATCGCCTTCGCCGACCTGGAAGAGAACATGGAAGTTGCCGAGGCCTTCCTGAAGCGAATCTTCACCGACGTGATGAACGACTGCGCCGAGGACATGGCGTTCTTCAACGAGCGCATCGCACCGGGAATCTTGGACACACTACAGTCCATCGTTGACCGCGAGTTCCTCCGGTGCAGTTACACCGAGGCTGTCGACATCCTCCAGAAATCGGGCCAGGCGTTCGAGTATCCCGTTACTTGGGGGATGGATCTGCAGTCCGAGCACGAGCGGTTCCTGACCGAACAGCACTTCCAGCGGCCTGTCATTCTGCACGACTATCCTCGCACGATTAAGCCGTTCTACATGCGCTGCAATGACGACGGGAAGACAGTTCGCGCGATGGATGTGCTCGTACCGCAGGTCGGAGAGATCATTGGTGGAAGTCAGCGTGAAGAACGGCTTGATGTGCTGGAAAGCCGCATGAAAGAACAGGGGCTCAATGCCGAAGAGTACTGGTGGTATTTGGACTTACGTCGATATGGGACGGTTCCGCACTCCGGTTTTGGACTTGGCTTGGAACGCGTTCTACAGTTTATTACGGGCATGGGGAATATTCGCGATGTGATTCCCTTCCCACGTACACCCGGCTGGGCTGAATTTTAA
- a CDS encoding VOC family protein encodes MAHISPASSRSGLIPHLVCDPCSEAIEFYKKAFDAEEKFRLPTDSGDKYMHVEMTIGGSSIYMADDFPEYCEGKSQSPKSLGGTPVTIHRYVPDCDAAISQAEAAGGTIKMPASDMFWGDRYGVVVDPFGHTWSFATPQRDVEMDELEAAVKSMSE; translated from the coding sequence ATGGCTCATATCAGCCCCGCCTCAAGCCGTAGCGGTCTTATTCCTCACTTGGTATGCGATCCTTGCTCAGAAGCGATCGAATTCTACAAGAAGGCGTTCGATGCCGAAGAGAAATTCCGATTGCCCACCGACTCAGGCGACAAATATATGCACGTCGAGATGACCATCGGCGGCTCAAGCATCTATATGGCCGACGACTTTCCGGAATACTGCGAAGGCAAGTCGCAATCTCCCAAGAGCTTGGGGGGCACGCCAGTCACGATCCATCGCTACGTGCCTGATTGCGACGCCGCGATTTCGCAAGCGGAAGCTGCCGGGGGCACCATTAAGATGCCGGCGTCCGATATGTTTTGGGGAGACCGTTACGGTGTGGTGGTCGATCCATTCGGACACACCTGGTCGTTTGCGACGCCTCAGCGCGATGTTGAAATGGATGAGCTAGAAGCAGCCGTTAAGTCAATGAGCGAGTAA
- a CDS encoding sulfite exporter TauE/SafE family protein: protein MGQPPVRNWPRAWPFLAWLAVFYGTWLTIVTAGGYWPTVLSHWPIALTMSVGSYVAGSTPMGGGTVAFPVLVLLFDLPGSLGRNFGLAIQSIGMTSATIYILSSHRPIDWRLLRPALLGTLVGTPLGAALIAPYVPDLWVKLIFGVIWASFGILHLVKLRELISNQAVADHKSPYDFSIGIAIGLVGGVASSITGVGIDMMIYATLVLLYREDLKTAIPTSVILMAFTSLVGIGSNLALARIHPETYAIDSEVFSNWLAAAPIVALGAPFGAIVVNLISRTPTLIVVSLLCIGQFVWTLIHEEVTGMALVGALIGVLLCNAMFHGLYHLGRGESPFPSSRKIDLTNEEADA from the coding sequence ATGGGGCAACCTCCCGTCCGCAACTGGCCGCGCGCCTGGCCGTTTCTTGCTTGGCTGGCCGTCTTTTATGGTACTTGGCTGACGATCGTCACCGCCGGAGGCTATTGGCCAACCGTCCTCTCGCACTGGCCGATCGCTTTGACGATGTCTGTCGGTTCGTACGTTGCTGGTTCGACTCCGATGGGAGGCGGTACGGTGGCATTCCCGGTGTTGGTTTTGCTGTTCGATCTACCAGGCTCGCTTGGCAGAAACTTCGGTCTCGCGATTCAGTCGATCGGCATGACCTCGGCAACCATCTACATCTTGTCTAGTCATCGCCCCATTGATTGGCGTCTCCTCCGCCCTGCCCTGTTGGGTACTCTGGTCGGAACCCCGTTGGGCGCGGCTCTGATTGCCCCGTACGTGCCAGACTTGTGGGTCAAGCTGATCTTTGGCGTAATCTGGGCGAGCTTTGGTATCCTGCACCTGGTGAAGTTGCGTGAGCTGATCTCGAACCAAGCCGTGGCAGATCACAAATCGCCGTACGACTTTTCAATTGGCATCGCCATTGGACTGGTAGGAGGTGTCGCCTCGTCGATCACCGGCGTTGGCATCGACATGATGATCTATGCCACGCTGGTGCTGCTCTACCGCGAAGACTTGAAAACGGCCATTCCGACGTCCGTGATCCTGATGGCGTTTACTTCGCTGGTTGGCATTGGATCGAATCTCGCCCTAGCTCGGATTCACCCAGAAACCTACGCGATCGATTCCGAGGTCTTCTCCAATTGGTTAGCCGCTGCTCCGATTGTCGCGTTGGGGGCTCCCTTCGGAGCCATCGTCGTTAACCTGATCAGCCGAACCCCCACGTTGATCGTGGTGTCGCTCCTATGCATAGGGCAGTTTGTGTGGACATTAATTCACGAGGAAGTCACGGGCATGGCATTGGTTGGTGCCCTCATCGGGGTCTTGCTGTGCAATGCGATGTTTCACGGCCTGTATCATCTGGGTAGAGGAGAGTCGCCGTTTCCCTCAAGCAGGAAGATCGACCTGACCAATGAGGAAGCCGACGCTTGA
- a CDS encoding pectate lyase: protein MRSIYRAPAALLLCLCYLLAPLSAADNDPAAAEVLATMKKAATYYHDQVAVHGGYVYFYSPDLTQRFGEGTASSDQIWVQPPGTPTVGMAYIEAYHATTDEYYLNAATETAEALIYGQLESGGWTNCIDFNPKGERTAQYRNGKGKGKNNSSLDDDQTQSAIRFLVRLDQAYEFKNETIHGAAMTALDALLAAQFANGAFPQVWTGPVDQSLPIQQASFPKYDWRTEGRIKNYWDMYTLNDGLAGSVSAVLIEAHETYGDERYLTALKKLGDFLILAQLPSPQPAWAQQYNYEMNPIWARRFEPAAVAGRESQDAIETLLAIFEVTRDKKYLEPIPKAVNYLESSILPDGQLARYYEMQTNRPLYMNRSGKDYFLTYDDKDLPDHYGWKTSQKLEQLKNEYRKLVSSPKSVRGSRKVTADQVKPILASLDDQGRWISTFENERLVGDQRFRPGDQYISSETFAKNIEALSGYLKTSR from the coding sequence ATGCGTTCCATCTACCGTGCCCCCGCGGCTCTTCTACTGTGCCTTTGCTACTTGCTGGCTCCTCTTTCGGCGGCCGATAACGATCCCGCTGCCGCGGAAGTCTTGGCGACCATGAAGAAAGCCGCTACGTACTATCACGATCAGGTCGCCGTTCATGGGGGGTATGTCTACTTTTATAGCCCTGATCTTACGCAGCGTTTCGGGGAAGGAACCGCGTCGTCTGATCAGATCTGGGTCCAGCCCCCCGGCACACCGACGGTCGGCATGGCCTACATTGAAGCCTATCACGCGACGACCGACGAGTACTACCTGAATGCCGCGACTGAGACCGCCGAAGCGCTCATTTATGGCCAATTGGAATCGGGAGGATGGACCAACTGCATCGACTTCAATCCGAAAGGGGAACGCACGGCTCAATATAGAAACGGGAAAGGAAAAGGTAAAAACAATTCCTCGCTGGACGATGATCAAACTCAATCGGCCATTCGCTTTCTGGTAAGGCTCGACCAAGCCTATGAGTTCAAGAATGAAACGATTCACGGCGCCGCGATGACCGCACTGGACGCCTTGCTCGCGGCTCAGTTTGCCAACGGGGCATTTCCCCAGGTGTGGACCGGGCCCGTCGATCAGTCGCTACCCATCCAGCAGGCCAGCTTTCCCAAGTACGACTGGAGAACTGAAGGGCGCATAAAGAACTACTGGGACATGTACACCCTTAACGACGGCCTCGCAGGAAGTGTCTCCGCGGTACTCATTGAAGCTCACGAAACCTACGGTGACGAGCGTTACCTGACGGCACTAAAGAAACTGGGGGACTTCTTGATCCTGGCGCAGTTGCCAAGCCCACAGCCAGCATGGGCTCAGCAGTACAACTACGAGATGAATCCGATCTGGGCCCGCAGATTCGAGCCGGCCGCCGTTGCCGGCCGGGAATCACAAGACGCGATCGAAACGCTGCTGGCGATCTTTGAAGTGACACGTGACAAGAAATACCTGGAACCGATTCCCAAAGCCGTAAACTATCTCGAATCGTCGATCCTTCCCGATGGGCAATTGGCGCGTTACTACGAAATGCAAACGAACCGCCCCCTTTACATGAATCGCAGCGGCAAAGATTACTTTCTGACCTACGATGACAAAGACCTGCCCGATCATTATGGCTGGAAGACCAGTCAAAAGTTGGAACAACTAAAGAACGAATACCGCAAGCTGGTTAGCTCTCCGAAGTCCGTTCGCGGCAGCCGCAAGGTCACGGCAGATCAGGTGAAGCCAATACTTGCGAGCCTGGATGACCAAGGACGGTGGATCAGCACGTTCGAGAATGAAAGACTTGTCGGCGATCAACGATTTCGCCCCGGCGATCAGTACATTTCGAGCGAAACGTTCGCCAAGAACATCGAAGCGCTAAGTGGGTATCTCAAGACGTCTCGCTAA
- a CDS encoding beta propeller repeat protein — MADRVVLCIGTKKGLFVAEASKSRGRFSLRGPFGSGVAVYSALIDTRKSPRIYASSCNAWFGMKVLTSTDLGKKFKETKSAPTFPEGDGRALANIWSLEPGSDSKDLWAGVEPASLFRSEDGGNSWEMVAGISNHKHSKDWHPGAGGLCLHTIVRDGDRIHLGISTGGHYLSEDGGQTFNAANNGVGAGFDPNPYPEFGQCVHKIARHPDAPGRLYMQNHGGWPERPGIGVLRSDDYGHTWQSIADGLPSDFGFPIVVHPHDPDTIYVVPLEPMTRTCPEGKPAVWRSTTGGKKWKKLSKGLPKHGGYFTVLRDAMTTDTLTSPAIYFGTTTGQLWMGHDGGEEWSCLFDSLPPINCVKAAVV, encoded by the coding sequence ATGGCTGATCGCGTTGTGTTGTGCATAGGTACCAAGAAGGGTTTGTTCGTCGCCGAGGCCAGCAAGTCGCGGGGGAGGTTCTCATTGCGGGGTCCGTTCGGGTCAGGCGTTGCCGTCTACTCGGCTTTGATCGACACCCGGAAGTCGCCCCGAATTTATGCGTCCAGCTGCAATGCCTGGTTTGGCATGAAGGTGCTCACCTCAACCGATCTGGGGAAGAAGTTCAAAGAAACCAAGTCCGCGCCGACATTCCCGGAAGGGGATGGCCGAGCCCTGGCCAACATCTGGTCCCTCGAACCAGGCAGCGATAGCAAAGACCTATGGGCCGGCGTCGAGCCAGCCTCTCTTTTCCGAAGCGAAGATGGCGGCAACTCGTGGGAAATGGTCGCAGGCATTAGCAATCACAAACACTCAAAAGATTGGCATCCTGGCGCTGGCGGTTTGTGTTTGCATACGATTGTTCGTGACGGGGATCGAATTCACCTGGGAATCTCGACCGGTGGACACTACCTGAGTGAGGATGGCGGGCAAACGTTCAACGCCGCGAACAACGGCGTGGGAGCTGGCTTCGATCCTAATCCCTATCCCGAATTTGGCCAGTGCGTGCACAAAATTGCCCGACATCCGGATGCTCCTGGGCGACTGTACATGCAAAACCATGGCGGTTGGCCCGAACGACCCGGTATCGGGGTGCTGCGCAGTGACGATTACGGTCATACATGGCAGTCGATCGCCGATGGGCTTCCGTCCGACTTTGGCTTTCCCATTGTCGTGCATCCCCACGACCCCGACACGATCTACGTCGTTCCCCTGGAACCGATGACGCGTACTTGTCCGGAAGGAAAGCCGGCCGTCTGGCGAAGCACGACCGGGGGAAAGAAATGGAAGAAGCTCTCGAAAGGGCTACCCAAGCATGGTGGCTACTTCACGGTGCTGCGCGATGCCATGACGACTGACACGCTGACCAGCCCGGCTATCTATTTCGGCACCACCACGGGGCAACTTTGGATGGGGCACGATGGAGGCGAAGAGTGGAGTTGTCTCTTCGACTCGCTGCCACCGATCAACTGCGTCAAAGCCGCCGTAGTGTGA
- a CDS encoding NUDIX hydrolase, whose translation MKSPETVFEGVRFNIERVWQGERPRDVMRHPGAAVILPLVDDDHVCLIKNYRIAVEQTLLELPAGTLEPNEPPEITAGRELEEETGYRAEKIELLTAYYPSPGVMDERMFVYVATSLTMHAPAREEGEEIENHIVTLDQAKAMIQDGRIADGKTIAGMLFYFQFRT comes from the coding sequence ATGAAATCGCCAGAAACTGTATTTGAAGGGGTTCGCTTCAACATTGAACGCGTCTGGCAAGGGGAACGCCCCCGCGACGTCATGCGTCACCCAGGTGCCGCCGTCATTCTTCCCCTGGTCGATGATGACCACGTTTGCTTGATTAAGAACTATCGCATTGCCGTCGAGCAAACACTCTTGGAACTGCCGGCTGGGACGCTCGAGCCGAACGAACCCCCGGAAATCACCGCGGGCCGAGAGTTGGAGGAAGAAACAGGCTACCGCGCCGAGAAGATCGAACTACTAACTGCCTACTATCCTTCGCCTGGCGTGATGGATGAACGCATGTTCGTGTACGTGGCGACCAGCCTGACCATGCACGCTCCGGCACGGGAAGAAGGGGAAGAGATCGAGAATCACATCGTGACCCTCGACCAGGCCAAGGCCATGATTCAGGACGGCCGGATCGCCGATGGCAAGACGATCGCCGGCATGTTGTTTTACTTCCAGTTTCGCACTTAG
- a CDS encoding potassium channel family protein, whose product MLNHAWRMGFSGQAYAQRETANVVSHHLDPDHPPPQRKQPLSGPIRKMATGAALFVAICVVAVFGYVAHGWRLDDAIYMVIITIFGVGYGEVQPVESMPLRALTIMVIIAGYGAVIYTVGGFMQMVVDGELQKALGARRMCMEIDRLNNHTIICGVGRMGSILARELAAKGKPFVVIDTDERRLNSAEELGYLFINGDATDEHVLEQAGIKRAAVLASVLSEDATNVFVSVTARGMNPDMMIIARGENPKTEKKLIGCGANKVVLPTAIGAKKLAHMIIRPSAENMLEQLTTQGDMNEELDRIGLRFDELIVASGSSLVDKTIGSIELRSNHGFLIVGLRRKDGSTLLNPPAETVLGIGDVVIVLGHSNDIPQLAERFCATRGKVTYRGVTVDS is encoded by the coding sequence ATGCTGAATCACGCTTGGCGGATGGGGTTCAGCGGTCAAGCCTACGCGCAACGTGAAACAGCGAACGTGGTATCACATCATCTCGATCCAGATCATCCGCCACCCCAACGCAAACAGCCTCTTTCTGGTCCAATCCGCAAGATGGCCACGGGTGCTGCTCTATTTGTCGCCATTTGCGTGGTGGCCGTATTCGGCTATGTGGCGCATGGTTGGCGGCTGGATGATGCCATCTACATGGTGATCATCACGATCTTCGGCGTAGGCTATGGTGAAGTCCAACCCGTCGAATCGATGCCCCTCCGAGCTTTGACCATCATGGTGATTATCGCTGGTTATGGGGCCGTCATTTACACTGTCGGCGGGTTCATGCAGATGGTGGTGGATGGAGAACTTCAGAAGGCCTTGGGAGCTCGACGTATGTGCATGGAAATCGATCGATTGAACAATCACACCATTATCTGTGGCGTGGGCCGAATGGGTTCGATCCTGGCCCGAGAACTAGCCGCCAAAGGCAAACCGTTTGTCGTCATCGACACGGACGAACGGCGTTTGAATTCGGCGGAGGAATTGGGCTATCTCTTCATCAACGGGGACGCCACCGACGAGCACGTGTTAGAGCAGGCTGGCATCAAGCGGGCTGCGGTGCTCGCTTCCGTGTTGTCCGAAGACGCCACCAACGTCTTCGTGTCGGTCACGGCTCGGGGGATGAATCCCGACATGATGATCATTGCGCGCGGTGAGAACCCCAAGACGGAAAAGAAGCTCATCGGATGTGGGGCCAATAAAGTCGTCTTGCCAACCGCCATCGGAGCCAAGAAGCTCGCCCACATGATCATTCGGCCGTCGGCGGAAAACATGCTCGAACAGTTGACAACTCAAGGTGACATGAACGAAGAGCTAGATCGTATTGGGCTTCGGTTCGATGAATTGATCGTCGCCAGCGGCTCCTCATTGGTCGACAAAACAATCGGCAGTATCGAGCTGAGGAGTAACCACGGCTTCCTGATTGTTGGCCTTCGTCGGAAAGATGGCTCGACGTTGCTCAACCCGCCTGCGGAAACGGTACTCGGGATCGGTGACGTGGTGATCGTCCTGGGGCATTCCAACGACATCCCGCAACTCGCCGAGCGCTTCTGTGCCACGCGTGGCAAGGTCACGTACCGCGGCGTCACGGTCGATTCGTAG